Within Gammaproteobacteria bacterium, the genomic segment CGATTCGCTTTCAAGAACGTGAAATCACCGCCGCCATGATTGAGGGCGTGGTCAATAGTCTGCGCAAGGTACTAAACGAGGATCAGGCAGCGGTCGCGATCACGATTGCCGATAGTATCCAGTTTGGCTCTGGTTTTGCTGCCAAGGAGTTTGCCAAGATCGTCGGTATTGAGCTGAAGACTGGCGACTTAACGCAAGAATCATAAACCCCATGCGCAAATCCCAGACGACACGCCAGAATACTAAGGACCAGACGCAGATTGATACTCGTCCCACCCTTGGCTTTGGCGTACCCGCCACCTCAGACCCGCATCACTTCAAGATCATCATTCCGCGTACCAACACTGGACGGGTACAGATTAGTGAGTATCTCGGGCTACAAGCCAGCAATACCGAGCAAGCAATCATCGATCGGGTACTACTCGACCGTCCACATTGGACGGCAATACGGTCTGAGGTACAACGCGCTTTTAATGTTCGGCTCCTTGCTCACGGACTAAAATCGAGTGACTGGAAAGTAGGCGAAAATCCAGTAGACCGGTTGCTCGGCAAGGAACTCTGCGTATTGTCTTGGGCGGTGGAATATATGGAAATGGACAAGATTCCGGTCGCGGTACGCAATTGGCTCGCGTTACGCCCGGAAGAGCGTTGGTGGCTATTCGGTATGACTGCGATGAGCACTGGCGGACTGAATGATGGTCACAAGGGGTGGCGATTGGCGTTGCGTCATGCGCTGGGCGATGTGGCACAAAGTGAATTGTTTCAGCCTTTCTCAAGACGCAAACCTGGTACGTCCTACAGTGTGCGTCCTACGTTGGATTTATTTGGTGAAGCAGAGCCATGATTCAGAAACGCCAACTACTTGAGAGATTCCGGCTAATGAAATACGTTCTAATAATAGATGATCA encodes:
- a CDS encoding conserved hypothetical protein (Evidence 4 : Unknown function but conserved in other organisms), producing the protein MRKSQTTRQNTKDQTQIDTRPTLGFGVPATSDPHHFKIIIPRTNTGRVQISEYLGLQASNTEQAIIDRVLLDRPHWTAIRSEVQRAFNVRLLAHGLKSSDWKVGENPVDRLLGKELCVLSWAVEYMEMDKIPVAVRNWLALRPEERWWLFGMTAMSTGGLNDGHKGWRLALRHALGDVAQSELFQPFSRRKPGTSYSVRPTLDLFGEAEP